The genomic interval AACGCGGCCCATCAGATACCATCCCATCTCTCCCCGAGCCCCCTTGGACTTGGAAGCCTCAacccgcatccgccgccggctgGCCTTCGCCGCTGCACGTCGCCGGAGCGGAGTACTACGCCAGCTCGGAagcggggagggaggggctCGCATCACCCTCCCGAACCCTAGCTTGGCCAACCGTTCTGATCCGCCGCGCCATGGCGGacctcacgccgccgccgccgtccaccgccgggCTGCGCATCCTCCTCAGCAAGGATCGGCcgccagcctcctcctcctcctctgcgcCCGCtaccgccgcggccgccgtatCCAGCCACACCGACCGCGACCGCATCATTGTGAGTTCCTCCACCCTTCTCTATCTCGTACGGCGCCCGGGCTGTCGTCAGTGAGCGAGGATGCGCGGAGGGTTCCCATGAATTTGCGTGGAATCGTTTCTGTACGCCTCGTGAAATATGAAAATCGATCTTGTTCACAGGGGGTGTTCCGGGATGCGCTGTCTAGGACTGAATCCCCTGAAGCTTTCGCACTTCAGGCGGTTCAGGAAGCGATTAAACCTCAGGTACGCAATGCACCACAGTCTGGCATGCTTGTGTTCCCGGTGCTGTCTTGTGCAGTTTTAAAGTTTGTTGCTAATCTGATTTTGCAGAAGCAAACAGTGCTGGTTCTAGAGGAGAACCAATCTTTAGAAAATGCTCTACGAGCTTTGCTGCAGGAACTTGCAGTAAGCTTCTTTACCACCCATGTTCCCACTCCGACACTAGCCTTTGTTCTATATAACAAACTGTTACTGGTCGATGTTTTCTTTGGTCACTTGGTCACTGCCTCACTATTATAAATGAGCTGGATACAAGTTGTTCCTGCCCGTTTTATACATTTCACTAATACATATTCTGATTCATAACTGACTTGAAGTGTTTACTATCTTGTTGAAATTGTTCAGTCCTTGCTTGTCATGCAACCCTACAAATTAATTTCGGTTgctgatttgttttatatttatattcttagTCATCTGCAGTTCAATCTGGTAAAAGAATTATGCAATACGGGAATTCACTGGATAATGGAGAAAGTAATTGCCCAATAACACGGCTTCTTGGTTAGTTGGAACTTGGACCCCTTTCaccattccttttttttttcaaatgggCTCCTGAGCGCTATTTATTGATTTTATCCATTTTAGttctcttttctcttggaTGATCAAAATGTTTTCGTGTTAGATATCGTGCTTTACCTTTGCGAAAGAGGGCATGTTGAGGGAGGTATGGTATTCCAGCTGTTAGAAGATCTAACAGAAATGTCAACTATCAAAGACTGCAAAGATGTCTTTGGATATATTGAGAGCAAACAAGATGTCTTGGGGAAGGTAATTGAGAATCTGTTATTTGCACTGCATTGTTACGCGCAGATGGCGTATGCCTTTGTTTTGCTCAGGGGGATCATCTTGTTGAGTTGTTTGTAGCAAGAGCTTTTTGGGCGTGGCAAGCTAGTTATGCTAAGAACCTGCAACCAACTACTTCGAAGATTATCAAAGGTATTTCTTTTGCGTACTCTACTAGTGCTAGCTACTCTGTCGTGGTCCTAATATTTGTAGATTGaaatcattctttttttccccttgtttTCCATGCTGAGCAGTTTTATCTAGTAATAAGCTGAAATGCTGAATACTGTGGTCGCTGCTGGTAACAGTAAGATCTTTGGTAATTACTTCTATACTGTAAAATACCGAACTATTAGGCATATCATAAAAATCCCCTTCTATGTGTAATGCCATAACTCTGTTGCTTCAGTGAGCATCTAGTAAGTGTGTTCTTTATATTTCTTGGAGTTTTGCCTGCCTAAATTTGTGTTTGTACTAGCATTGATATCCTTTATACTGAAATATCACAGGCAAATGATGTGGTATTCTGCGGCCGTATAATCATGTTTCTAGCACATTTCTTCCCGTTATCGGAACGTTCAGGTTTGAATATTACCTCTCCTATTTCCCTCCTTACAGACATCTGTTTAATGGTCAGGAGCAAATAACTaccattttcttgttttttctattttatcagCTCTCAATATTAAGGGAGTTTTTAACACATCAAATGAAACAAAGTATGAGAAAGACGCTACAGATGGTGAGTAGGATTGtcctgataaaaaaatattatattatgatttttttcgtGCCTTATTGGTATCACTTTATTCAATTTGTTATATCTGCAATCAATTTTCTTCGTGAAGGATAGCAGTCCCTAATGTAAGCTGTTGTTTCTCAGGAATTTCTGTTGATTTCAACTTCTACAATACCCTGTGGAGTCTACAGGTGACTATTTTGTACCCTTTCATTCTTTGGGATTCAAAAACCATCACTGATCCCTGACATGCTTCTTAACTCTTAAACATTATGCTGTTTTGTTACTCATGTATCTTTGTATTTACGTTCTAGGAGCATTTTAGTAACCCTGCTTTGACTGCTGCAAATCTGAcaaaatggcaaaattttGCTTCCAATTTAACGGTACATCCCTGTTTCTTTCCCAATGCAAAATGTTAGTTCTTAACTTCTGGTTGATGTTCACTACTAATGAAACTGCAGGTTGTGCTAAGCACATTTGAAGCTCAGCCTCTCAGTGAGGACGATGGAAAACTTAACAATCTTGACCAAGAGGAAGATGCTGCTTTCAATATCAAGTACCTGACAAGTAGTAAATTGATGGGTTTGGAGGTAATAACTTTTTGATCATATGATATAAGCTCACTGTTGTCATGGACTCATATAGAAAATGCTTCTATACAGTTGAAGGACCCAAGTTTTCGACGCCACATCCTTGTCCAGTGCCTTATATTGTTCGACTTTCTAAAGGCACCTGGAAAGACTGACAAAGAAGGTCCAACTGGGAGCATGGTTAGTCCACCAAATGATTTGTCCGATTGTTTTCCATGGAAAGCTATTTAACTTAGATTTGACCATCTGAGATTGTGctcttaccaaatttttagtatccACTTATTACTACATGATCGCTCTTGAATTTGTGATAGTCACAACAGCTAATGTGGCGAACTTGACATTAGTTCTCCTGAAGTCACAGtccattttttaatattttcctGTACTTATGGTGTATGTGAGATTGTAGGTATGCCCATATTGAACCGATTGCTATCACCTCTCTGCATACCTGTCACAGTGACTGGGTCTCTAAGTATTAGCAAACACTGATCGCACAAATTGTTCAAACAGTATGGAGTTGCTAAGCAGTGCTAGTATCTTTCCGTATAAGTGTGCCAACTAATACTGACTGCCTAAGCAGTGGTAGTATCAGTCAGTAACTGTGCCAATTAATACTAACTGCCTGACTGATACAACTGGGCTATAGTGGCTAGTACAGACAATCGGGAATTAAGAATCCCAATACCACTATGCACTCTGTATTGACTATATTCTCTCTACAATCAGAAAGAGGAAATTGATTCCTGTGAAGAGCGTGTTAAGAAGCTTCTGGAGATAATTCCAccaaaaggaaaggaattcCTACAAAGCATTGAGCACATTCTTGAGCGGGAGAAAAATTGGGTATCCTTTTAGCTGCATGcaagcaatttttttaatcttaattgtAATAATTCTCACAACTAGTGATTCTGTTCCTGCTGCCTCAACTTGAAGGTTTGGTGGAAACGAGATGGATGCCTTGCATTTGAAAAACaaccttttgaaaagaaatcaGGCCAAGCTGGAGTCAAAAAACGGTAtgctattttctttcttctggCATTGAATTTGCCATTAGTCTATTATTGGATCTAGTGTCGATCTGTCATAATGAGTAACTGTTACATTTGATCTCTGCAATAATCAACTATGCTATTATTAtacaccctcatcttttcgcttatgcttataagtcaaaatttgaattttcaaccttaaatttagaattgattttgagatttttccaccgcagttcattttccagccctggcttttagattactaaggccacgtatataaaagttttattcacaaattattttttgtttgcatacTGTTTATAATTTgccgttttgttttttccactaaaaatccaaaagatgGCATCCTTATATGTCCGGAAAAGCCTACTGTTTATAATTTTCATGTTACTGGTAGCACCATCTCTTTGTCACTGGGAGCATTAACTTCAAATACCTTTGTCTGATTTACCATATGGTAGATAGGCTAGTTATGTTGTAATTTTGTACTATCAGtttcttatatatgtttgtgatAAGCAAGAAACATGAGTTTCTCCTATTTCAGATCAGCATTTCTATATATGAGCAGTTTCAGATGTGCTGTATGAAGTTCACAATTTGTATTCATTTGTGCTAATAGCCTAATATGTGTAGTTTGATATTTTCCATGGGTGAAGAATGTAAGCATGGTCTTTGATATCGATTGCCTCATTGAGTTATTGTTTGTGGTCTGTGTTTATTTAGAGAAAAGGTAGGAAAAGGCAAATTGATTGGAAATATAGCATGTATCTTTGACTTAATAGGAGAATATTCTACTTCACATTCTCATATGAATTTGTAATATGAATTAATACAAGAAAGTCCATGCCCAATTGCAACCTAATTCCTTGATGTTTTGCTTTCCTTTTAGGAAGCCAAGGTGGAGATTGGGAAACAAAGAACTTGCCCAACTGTGGAAATGGGCAGAACAAAACCCTGTATGTTCTAACAAGCATCCCATTACTGTTCTGTTTGTTATGAATATACTTTCATATATCCAGTTTAAAGGTTCCATCCGTCGAGTTCCATATATGTGCCCTTCTTGGTCATTTTCTATCCTTTTGTCATGCAAAACAACACCATTTGAAGGCATACAGCATCTATTAATCGAAATTCTCCTGTGCCGTTCTCATCACTTTCTTATCATTTTGTAATACAACTTCTCCAACATTTAAAggcattcatttttttctagcaTTTATCTTTTGCATCTGACTTCTAATTTATATGTGAGCTGCAGAATGCTCTGACTGATTCTGAACGCATTTGCATGCCATCAGTAACAGAGTATTGGAAACCGCTTGCAGAAGATGTAAGTGCTTCAATTTGTGTAGTGTCATTTTGCACCTTTTATATTTGTCCTTTTGGTTTGAGTCAAACAATTTATGAATGCAATCTTCTAATGTCAATGTGGTTATGTGTAACTTACAGATGGATCCATCTGCTGGAATTGAGGATGAATATCACCACAAGAATAATCGTGTGAGTAGAGAACCTTGCAACACTATTTTCTGTCGAGCTGattatactaaattttgatcttcacccccatcttttggctattgcttatgcttataagctaaattttgaaCCTTAAATTGGGAGTTGATTTCgaggttttttcattgtagttgacttttatatcgctatgaacacgtatataaaagttttattcacaaattattttccgttaaatatgccgtttgtccttttcttttaaaaacccaaaagatgacccccccccctccccttgACGACTGTCCTAGAACAAGATATTGCATACGCTATTCATGTTTAGAATTTGATTTGGCTTGGAAGATAaatctaaattcaaattattattCTAAGAAAATACTGCCAAGAAGTCCTGGATCTATTACCATATGAAGAAGTGTCATCCAAGAATGTCTCCAGGTCCTAATTTTTCACTAGGAATGGTATTTGCTAGTCTATTGGTTGCTCATATTTGACGTGTACTTTGATCCATGTGGGAATTAAACTGAGGATAAGTGCGCCTCCATGCTTACATGGTTCAAAGAAAATGTCTATTGTGTAAATAAATCGTTGGCACTTCTCGCTTTCTTAAAACCAAGCCCATGATTGGTTTGACACAATGATACTGTAGACTGTTATGATGTGTATTGTGTAGCAAAAGAGAATCCGATACAGTTCTGGGCTAGTGGTGGGTCACAGGATGGCATGTCCCACACAATGATACAGATGAGTTGAATCACattagaaagaaacaaaagatcCTGAGCATCTGTCAGGGGCCTCGGTGATGATGAAAACATGGACCTTGTTTCATACTACTTCCATGGACACTCAGTTCTAGAATTTTGTTTTCCTATATGATCTGATAAAGAAAACAGCATGTCATTTTTATCTCTTCCATATGATTTTGTCTCATGACCAACATTTATTTGACAGGTGTATTGCTGGAAAGGGTTACGTTTTTCAGCCAGGCAAGATTTGGAAGGGTTTTCTCGGGTATGCCTCAACATTGTCCTTTGCAGTATAGTATGACGGATTGCCAGCTTATATCAGTGAGTACCTCTAATAACCACTATTCCATCGCATTGCAGTTTTGTGACTATGGTATTGAAGGAGTTGTACCTCAAGAACTCTTGCCACCTGAAGTCCGTTCCAAGTTTTATTCAAAGCCCAGTGATAAGGCTAAACGACCTAAGAGGGAAGACGCAAAAGGCACTTCAGCTCAACCCAAGGAACAACAGGTAATTGACGCATCTTCTTGATCAAACTCGGACGAGCAGGAACAGCAATCACTTTcattttttgcttctgcttatccttacaagctaaaatttaattttttagccttaaatttggagttgattttagggtttttcaccgaagtttattttccaatctcagtttttagatcactaagaatacatgtataaatattttattcacgttatttttcatttgcaaatatgtcttagaaaaaccaaacaatcatcccatTGCAATGCGCCGCTGATATCTTTTGCTGTGGATTCTTACGTTCAGGTTGCTTCGGCCACACCGGAGACCGATGGTGGCGGCAGTGGGGCTGAACCAGAAGAAGGTGCTGTGCCAATGGATTCTGATAACGCCGCGATCGACGAAGGCCGGAAGCAGAGCCCAGAGGAGGTCTCTGGACCTGAAAGCGGGCAGTGCGAGGCTGAAGCCGATGGCGAAGACAACATGAAAAACGAGGCTAGCAAAGACGGTCCATCCAAGGAGACGGCATAGAATTTCTGCCGGAAGATTTTATAGTCTCCTGTTGCCAACATTTCGATTGAGATCAGCCattttttagagattttttttattactggCATGTTTCAAAGAAGTTGATGAATCTAGTCCACTATACACTAAAATTTCTCGAATCTGTAGCTGACGCCATGCCTTAGCCAGTTTGCCTGACTTGTACAGCTACATGATGTGTATATAGACCAGCTTGTTTCGTATCCGTAGCTGTACACTGTAGTACATTTTTGAAGCGCTATCTTGCTTCCTAGTCCCTCGTCCCTTCCCGTGTGTGTTTACTGCTCATTGTAGCATAGTAGTTACGTAGCTGTACTTCCAAGCTCATTTTAATCCAAGCTCCATATCATTATTGGTGAAATTAAACTCCTCTGTCTATCTCCCTCCTTTTTACCACCAGTTTTCAGGAGCGTTGGCCGGTGGCCGCTCATCGTCTGATAAATTCAAAACGCCCGTCCTGAAAGTTAAGCTAAATCGTCAGATGTGTATCTGTTTCGAACTCTTCAATCCAAATTTCAGATCCCGGCGACCGACTTCGAATGCCTCCATAGAAAAACCTGTTTGAATTTCATTTCTCTTATTAAGttgcaataaataaattatcgATTCcggagtagtagtagtaagtttggttggttggttgggttTCTCCCTGGCCTACCTCAGCAAGCACGAGTCACAATCCACATCCACACCGTTCGCTCCATCCGTACAGAAACATCTGGACGGCCGAGATGAAGGGTGATAGCCTCACGAGCGCAGCAGTGTCCAGTGTTCTCTTGGCTTCgcttgcatatatatgtccaGTGGTACAacgcgaggaagaagacgacctGACCACATACACACCACTCTACAGCTCCCAGGCTCTGAGCTGCTTCCTCCAACAACAATGGCGTTCTCCACTTCCCGCTAGGCATCTGCATCCGATCGACTGGACAGGCCTGTAagctcatctctctctctctctctctctctctctctccgtagAGTGATCTCTCGTCATATGTTCCCATTTCTGAATAATCGAATCTTTTTTTCAAGTAGCTTGTTGGGTTTGCTATCGCAGAGTCGTAGTTCATACCTACTATTATCGATCGCAACATCTGTTCTTTTTTGGCTTCTACCATTGCTGGTTTTCAGTTATTACTTTCAACCCCCGTGTCAAGCTGCAAACCTTGTAACTAAACGCCCGCCCAACTGCGCATCATTCTGAAGAACTGATTATGTACTGCTTTCTTTGATATTTTCGTCGGTtgtttgttcttcttttttttttagtttttgcttCCAAAAGTATCTAGGTTGATAGTACAAACCATGATGTTTCGTCATCAGAAAAAAGAGTGACGATTTCAAACCCTTCATCCCCATCTCCTGAGTGATAAAAGTAGCAGAGAAGAGATGCACTAGAAGACAGCGAGTAATTCCATTGCTGGGGGCACCAGTACTGCTGCTGCCCCATGGCCATGTTGTCCTCTCATGTGCAATGAAAATGACACTTGCtatccctccctcctccaacCGTGTTACTGTATCACCAAAaccaccttttcttttcttggttTCTCGGGgtaaaactcttttttttttcttgaactcAAAAGCAAATCCGAAAGAATGAAACGTAGTACTGCTAATCCACTGTTGGTTGAGTACTGACAGTGAGGTAGCCGGGTTAACCATTTGAAAATCCTTGTACTAGTACTTTATTAAGGacattttttaatgattaaggacatttttttaatgagtTGTATTTTGCACACTGACTCTAACAAGCCTCGATCGCTGTAAAATCAAGAACCATGGGAGCAtaggagcagcagcaacagtaCAGTATGGTCGTGCAGCTTGCGTTGAGATTCGGGACGGGCGACGCAACAGGTCAAATTCTCCGTGTCCTGTCATGTCCCGCCTCCAACAGCGACAactcctcgccctcgccgcgcctTTCGTGACGACTGCTCTgcatctcttcttttttttactactgCTACTGCCTTCACCACCCACCACGACACGCAATACAGCATTCTCCGAGATTTTTACAGTGCATTACTTGTAGCTGtagtttttcttcctttttttaggcctgtttagttcataaatttttttctaaaaatatcacattgaatttttgacatctaaatatatcattaaatatagatgaataaaaaactaattgcacagttataaaagaaatcttgagacgaatcttttgagtctaattagtccatgattagctataagtattACAGTAattaacatgtgctaatgatggattaattaggctcaaaagatttgtctcgcagtttccagcctagttaaaaaatttgttttttcattcgtgttcgaaaatCCCTTTTATACTGGATCAAACATACGTCGtacttccaaaaaaatttctcaatcaaAACACGCAAGCCTACTACTCTACGTTGTACACAAGCAGTACAGTAGTAGGAAAGAGACGAAGCTGTGCAGTGTAACGTTGTCTGGTAGGAGTACCGAATACTGATCATGTTACTGTTCACCCCTGTCGTGGGTTGCCTTGTGTCAGGTTGCCTGCATCTGCAAGAACAAGGCTGTGCCAAACCAATCCTGCAGGCATgccgagctgctgctgctgctactagcTGTAGCCCGTAGCTAGCGAGCCAGGCGATCCAAGCAGCGACAAGGCAAGAGAAGAACGCATCGCATCAGGATTCAGGACTCGTTGGTTTGGGTTTTGGAGTTGGAGAGGAGATGCAGAGCATCATCTCTCGTGGCGTCGCCATGGACATGGAgacggagcagcagcagcagcaagagcaGCTGCCGTGCCGCCTGCCCACGTGCCCACCTTGGCTCCAGGCGGCCATTGCAGGTTCGATCTCGATCTCTTCGGTTTcaattttccctttctttACTTGCTCACTCTCACTTGCTTAATTTACTCATCCTATTAATGTTTTGTCCCTCTCTACTTCATCACTCACTTATCCATGCGAAATTACTGCTGCTAGCAGTAAAATTGAACTTGGGGAATTAAATGAAATCCTCTGTTGCAGTGCCAGTGGGGATTTTACTCTGGCACAGCACAGAACAGTGGAGAGATCTCGCGGTTAAATTCTACTTCTATGCCTTCAGCCTTCTGTTCTTCACTCATCCATCCACCCTGTGATGACATCTCTGAGCTGATACAGCGAGCAGACATTGATAGATCACGGGTGTCCTGTGATACGCATTCATGTCGACCATGATTCTCCATTTACCCTCACTGCACAGTGGTAGATTACTTTGGCTGTGTTCttcattctcttttttttttctcgactTCTACGTGACcaatttctttctctcttatatctaaagttgatttttttaaattttcagttgttaattttatcatttatgttATTAAGCAGCTGTCATAAAGTTCAGAAAATCAGTCTTATATTTCCTCCAGCTAAAATAGAATTGGCTTTGCATGCTTCATGCTTCAGCCGTGCTGCTCGTGCTGTCCCAAGAAACCAGTGTCACTGGCTCAATGCTCTGCTCTGATGTCTGATCTGCCATGGATCAAACATGAGCATCTCATGATCGTAGGCTACAGTTATTCTCGCCATGCCCACTGATCACTCTCGTCCCGTGGGTGAGACcgtgagagagagaagagagaagagagtacTGTCACTGTGTGACAGCGTGAATGATGCAATGTGGCTGATTCATGACGTGTGTTTCGTGCTTCTCGTTTGTGTTTGTCTTGGGGAATCTCTGCACTTCGTAAAGTAGTTTGTTTCTTCTACCCTGGGCTCTCGTCTGCTAGAGTGCTtcgaaatttgaaatttgaacgGAATTCTCAAATGCATGACAAATGTTTGGCAGCAATCATTCCAAAGTCAGCCCATTTCACCAGCTGCACCAAAAGACAAGAACAATGGACAAAGCTTGTGTAGCTAGGCTTGGCATCTCCATGACAACATCATTCCACCCAGACTCCCCTTTTTTTACCGCCATTTCATTTTACTTCAGTACATGCTTAGGACGTGGCTGCACTTCGTAAAGtaccaaaaaatttatctGAACTTTCGTATGATTTGGTTTGAGTTTGAACAAACCTGATTAGGAGTTACTACAAAACAAGATTAGGTGAAATAacgaaacaaaattatattgcAATTTGTATTTTCGTGACTGAATTTGTATTTCTTGACGAGCAACTTGTGATGGTTTCGGTTTTGCAGACATTGAGCAGCGCGTGCGCGCGCTGGCGGTGAGCTTGccggacgacgcggcggcgacggcgacggaccACTCCTTCGCGGAGCGCGCCGAGAACTACTACCACAAGCGGCCGCAGCTGCTGGCGCTGCTCACCGACCTCCACCACCGCTACCTCTACCTCGCCGACCGCTACTCCCAGTCTCTCCTCGCCAACAAGCCGCAGCTtttccacgccgccgccgcgtccggctCCGACTGCGGCTCCTCCGACGTCGACGACCGCTCCTCCGACGCTGACAGCTCCCTCTCGTACCAGCCTCCCCCCGCCGTCATCCATGGGAccgttgctgctgctcctgccaGCAGTTGTAGCAGCAGCATTCATGCTGTCGACGCTGAGCTGGTCGTGGCGGAGCTGGTGCTTGCGTGGGTTGGTCGTGACATTCTGGCCGACGAGGCGGAGCGGCGGAAGGCGGAGTCGGCGAGGAAGATCGAGCTGCAGGGGAGCCTCCTGGAGGTGC from Oryza brachyantha chromosome 3, ObraRS2, whole genome shotgun sequence carries:
- the LOC102710007 gene encoding kinase-interacting family protein-like, coding for MQSIISRGVAMDMETEQQQQQEQLPCRLPTCPPWLQAAIADIEQRVRALAVSLPDDAAATATDHSFAERAENYYHKRPQLLALLTDLHHRYLYLADRYSQSLLANKPQLFHAAAASGSDCGSSDVDDRSSDADSSLSYQPPPAVIHGTVAAAPASSCSSSIHAVDAELVVAELVLAWVGRDILADEAERRKAESARKIELQGSLLEVLESERLVLLGENARLGFRASAAEEEAAAAAAELGYMRRRAAEMARLVVKLREDHRVCMLGRKIEALQSQVYGLELRNRECYEAMAAWEAERKLGMAEIERLRAENKRLAAEASTAAAAARRKRKGGGGWMWWARVRMAAEWTPCSPAVRKDGKYNAGGCFCL
- the LOC102706637 gene encoding THO complex subunit 1 — its product is MADLTPPPPSTAGLRILLSKDRPPASSSSSAPATAAAAVSSHTDRDRIIGVFRDALSRTESPEAFALQAVQEAIKPQKQTVLVLEENQSLENALRALLQELASSAVQSGKRIMQYGNSLDNGESNCPITRLLDIVLYLCERGHVEGGMVFQLLEDLTEMSTIKDCKDVFGYIESKQDVLGKQELFGRGKLVMLRTCNQLLRRLSKANDVVFCGRIIMFLAHFFPLSERSALNIKGVFNTSNETKYEKDATDGISVDFNFYNTLWSLQEHFSNPALTAANLTKWQNFASNLTVVLSTFEAQPLSEDDGKLNNLDQEEDAAFNIKYLTSSKLMGLELKDPSFRRHILVQCLILFDFLKAPGKTDKEGPTGSMKEEIDSCEERVKKLLEIIPPKGKEFLQSIEHILEREKNWVWWKRDGCLAFEKQPFEKKSGQAGVKKRKPRWRLGNKELAQLWKWAEQNPNALTDSERICMPSVTEYWKPLAEDMDPSAGIEDEYHHKNNRVYCWKGLRFSARQDLEGFSRFCDYGIEGVVPQELLPPEVRSKFYSKPSDKAKRPKREDAKGTSAQPKEQQVASATPETDGGGSGAEPEEGAVPMDSDNAAIDEGRKQSPEEVSGPESGQCEAEADGEDNMKNEASKDGPSKETA